A segment of the Caldanaerovirga acetigignens genome:
ATGAAGTAGTTTTTTATCTTGGAAAAGAGACACTAAACTTTTAAGTAAGTTTATCTGCATTGTCGGTTCATTGATTGCTAGCATAAAAACCAGTTTAACATCAACTTCTTCTTCTGGATTTCCCATGATCGAAAATTTAACAGGCTTATTCAGAACCCCTATTGCTATAGCCGGCTTTACTACGTGAATTATGTCGGCGTGAGGTATAGCAACTCCTACTCCTTCAGTGGGAAGTCCAGTTGGAAATACTTTTTCTCTTTCTAGAATTGCTTCTAAAAAACTTTCCTTTACATAACCACTTGATATCAATAGATTAGCAAGAGCTTTTAATACTTCTTCTCTTTTCTCAGCTTCGAGACGAATTAAAATTAATTCTTCGTTCAATAAGTTGAATTCTTGCATGAATTATGCCTCCTTGGATTAAGTTTTATTAACATATCCTTCCGAGAACTATTTAGATGCAAATTCTGTTCCAAAATGAATTAATATATTTTTGTGTTCTTATGATGCATACATCAAAAAAATATACCGAAAAAATTACCACATTTTATACCTAAGCTGTAAATTTTGTTGTAGTTCTTTTTTAAAACCATAGTATTGACTTGCCATCAACACGTAAAATATAATAATGCCGGACTAAAAAAGTTTAATGGAGGTATTAAAAGTATGAAACTGTTCCTGGACACGGCCAACGTCAACGAAATACGCGAAGCTGCGGCATTGGGAGTTATCTCGGGCGTTACAACCAATCCAACCCTGATTGCAAAAGAAGGAAGGGATTTTAAAGAGACGATTTTGGAGATAACAAAAATAGTAGATGGACCCATAAGCGCGGAAGTTGTCAGTCTCGATGCCGAGGGCATGGTAAAAGAGGCTATGGAAATAGCTTCGTGGCATCCAAACATAGTAATTAAAATTCCGATGACGTGGGAAGGATTGAAGGCTGTAAAAGAATTGAGTAAAAATGGCGTTAAAACCAATGTTACCCTTATTTTCTCACCAAGCCAGGCTCTTTTAGCGGCCCAGGCTGGTGCAACTTACGTGAGTCCTTTTATCGGAAGGTTTACCGACATAAGCCAGGATGGTATAGCTCTGGTTTCGGATATTGTCGATATTTTTACGCTTCATGATATAAAGACGAAAGTTATAGCTGCCAGTATCAGGACGCCAATGGACGTAGTCAACGCTGCAAAGGCAGGAGCTGACATAGCTACTGTGCCTTATAAAGTTCTGGAGCAGATGGTAAAACACCCCTTGACCGATATAGGCATCCAGCGCTTCCTCGAGGATTGGAAAAAAGTGCCGAACAAGTAATGCCGCATGAAAAATAAGCCCGTGTTCTTTATTTAATGCGGGCTTTTTTTGTTTTCTGGCCCCCGTTCGGGGTCTATTACTTTTCTCATACCCCGGATTTTGTCGAGGGCTTCTTTTCTTACAGCAAGCTCCCTTGATATTTCCTCCTTTTCTGTTGCTTTTTCTTTTTTTCTTTTATCTTTTTTTGCCATTAAAAAACCCACCTCTGTTTTATGTCTTGCGTTAATATATTGTGCAGTATCGATAAGAATTATTTTGAGTTTGGTAATTTTGTATAAATGATTGATGGGAACTGAATAAAAATGTTAACATATAGGAGAAAGAAGATGATGGAGGAAGGGAGAAGACTATATGCTCAATTTGAATGCAAAACTTATGGAGCTAGAGGCCAGCGGGAAAAAAATTAACGTGGGATTAATAGGCGCTGGTCAGATGGGGCGGGGACTTGTGAGCCAGATTTTTTGCATGAAAGGCATTAAAATGGCAGCCGTATGCGATAGGGATTTAGAAGAAGCAAAAAAAGCTTACATATTGGCGGGGGTGTCCGAAGACGATATATTTCCGGCGCGAACGCCTGCGGAAGTGGAAGAATGGGTAGCAAGGGGAAGGTATGTAATAACGGAAGATTTTAGTACCGTTACGCGAGCTATACCGATTGATGTCATAGTGGATGCAACAGGAGTGCCCGAGGTTGGAGCGCAAATTGCATTAGAGTCAATTTATAACGGTAAACATATAGTGATGTTAAACGTTGAAACGGATGTGACAGTGGGGCCGATTTTGAAGAAGATGGCAGATAGTGCGGGGGTGGTATATACTGTATCTGCCGGGGATGAACCAGGGGCAATAAAAGAATTATATGATTTTGCTGATGCCCTAGGATTTGAGGTATTGGTTTTAGGCAAGGGTAAAAATAACCCCCTCGATTTGGAAGCTAACCCCGATTCGGTTATGGAAGAAGCTATCAAGAAGAAAATGAGCCCTAGAATGCTGGCATCTTTCAAAGACGGCACTAAAACCATGGTGGAACTAACTGCTGTTTCCAATGCAACCGGTTTTATGCCCACCAGGAGGGGGTTAATAGGACCCAGTGCGAGCGTTAAAGAATTGACAAAAATATTCAGATTAAAAGAAGAGGGGGGAATTTTAGAAAGGTATCAGGTAGTGGAATACGTCAACGGTGTTGCACCGGGAGTTTTCGCAATTGTTAAGACCAATTTAGAGGCTATTAAAGAAGAATTGGCTTATCTTTCCATGGGTGAAGGCCCCAACTATGTACTTTATCGTCCTTACCACCTGACAAGCATAGAAACGCCCCTTTCGATCGCCAGGGCGTACATTTACAAGGAGCCTACAATAGTACCTAAGGGTGCTCCGGTATCCGAGACCATAGCAGTAGCAAAAAAAGATTTAAAAGTTGGGGAACACCTTGACGGCATCGGAGGTTTTACGGTTTACGGTTTAATAGATACTTATAAAAACGCGAAAAAAGAAAACGCCCTGCCGATAGGACTGGTAAACAGCAACGTGGTAATGATAAAAAATGTGAAAAAAGGACAGGTAATAACTTATGATTCTATTAGATTAGATGAAGGCTCGCTAATTTTGCAGTTGCGCAGAATGCAAGAGAAGCTGATTGGTTAGGGCTGTGACTAAAAATCAATATTGATATTTTTTAATTTTCGAGGTATAGTTAAAAAAAGATTAAATTTATTAATCGAAAGACGAGGGAGTTTTTTATATGACCTCAAAAATGAAGGCTGAGCTTTATTGCCTTCATTGTAATAAAGATACACCTCACGTAGTGACCTATGTAGGAAAAATCTTGAAAAGCATAAGATGTGAAGAATGCGGCAGTGAAATAGAAATAAACAGGGAGAAATTATTAGAAAATTATGCGGCAGAATT
Coding sequences within it:
- a CDS encoding NAD(P)H-dependent oxidoreductase; the protein is MLNLNAKLMELEASGKKINVGLIGAGQMGRGLVSQIFCMKGIKMAAVCDRDLEEAKKAYILAGVSEDDIFPARTPAEVEEWVARGRYVITEDFSTVTRAIPIDVIVDATGVPEVGAQIALESIYNGKHIVMLNVETDVTVGPILKKMADSAGVVYTVSAGDEPGAIKELYDFADALGFEVLVLGKGKNNPLDLEANPDSVMEEAIKKKMSPRMLASFKDGTKTMVELTAVSNATGFMPTRRGLIGPSASVKELTKIFRLKEEGGILERYQVVEYVNGVAPGVFAIVKTNLEAIKEELAYLSMGEGPNYVLYRPYHLTSIETPLSIARAYIYKEPTIVPKGAPVSETIAVAKKDLKVGEHLDGIGGFTVYGLIDTYKNAKKENALPIGLVNSNVVMIKNVKKGQVITYDSIRLDEGSLILQLRRMQEKLIG
- a CDS encoding PTS sugar transporter subunit IIA — protein: MQEFNLLNEELILIRLEAEKREEVLKALANLLISSGYVKESFLEAILEREKVFPTGLPTEGVGVAIPHADIIHVVKPAIAIGVLNKPVKFSIMGNPEEEVDVKLVFMLAINEPTMQINLLKSLVSLFQDKKLLHQLSETKNKKELISILSRSIKVGILA
- the fsa gene encoding fructose-6-phosphate aldolase; this translates as MKLFLDTANVNEIREAAALGVISGVTTNPTLIAKEGRDFKETILEITKIVDGPISAEVVSLDAEGMVKEAMEIASWHPNIVIKIPMTWEGLKAVKELSKNGVKTNVTLIFSPSQALLAAQAGATYVSPFIGRFTDISQDGIALVSDIVDIFTLHDIKTKVIAASIRTPMDVVNAAKAGADIATVPYKVLEQMVKHPLTDIGIQRFLEDWKKVPNK
- a CDS encoding bh protein; this translates as MTSKMKAELYCLHCNKDTPHVVTYVGKILKSIRCEECGSEIEINREKLLENYAAEFIERIITKPYRMTKELEKDITKFLLSLPIRIITKPYRIVKEVEEILKKD